The sequence CGCCCTGAAAGGGGACTCCTCCGGAAGGCTCCTCGTCTGTGGCACCTGGGCACCTTGTCCAGGGCCACAACTCTTGCCTGGTGGCTTTGCCATGGGGTTTCGCAGGAACAGGAAAATTTGACCCGGTGGTAGTGCCGGTTGGGACTGCTGGCCACATGGCACTGGGTGTCCTCCCTGCCTTGAGCAGGTCGCTTGAGCTAGGTGGTTGTCagaggaggggggggtcccagtgAAGCGCGGGGTGGGGACCCGGGAAGCGCCGTCTCATGCCCCTCTTGTCTCCCTGCCACGCTGCAGCTCCTGATCGCTCGCCGGAGGAGAACCAGCTGCTACTTCTACCCCCGCGCCTGGCCCAGCATCAGGAGCGCAGACTGGTGGGAGCGGGTGGTCCTGAAGGAGTTTGGACCCCAGGACTGGTTGGAGAAGTTCCGCATGTCTAAGGAGACCTTCTTCTATGTCTGCAACCAGCTGCGGCCTGGACTGGCTCCGCACAGTGCCCACTTCCACCCCACCCTGCCCCTGGAGAAGAGGGTGGCCGTGGCCCTGTGGCACTTGGCCACCAACGTGGAGTACCAGACTCTCAGCCCGCTCTTCGGCGTGGGGCCCTCCACGGTGCAGACGTGCGTCCGGGAGGTGAGCTACGCCGTCGTCTTGCTGCTGAAGCCCCTCTACCTCCGGCTGCCCAACgagaaggagctggagaacATGGTGCGCATCTTTCGCACCCGCTGGGGCTTCCCACACTGCATCGGCGCCCTGGACAGCCTTCACATCCCCATCCATCCGCCCCTGCGCCTCAGCGCCGACTACTGCAACGGCCAGGGCTGGCACTCCATCCTGACGCAGGCCACCGTGGACGGGCTGGGCCAGTTTTGGGACGTCTCCACCGCTTTCCCCGGCAGCATGGAGAACAGCGCGGTCCTGGAGAGCTCCAGCCTGTGGGTGCTGGCCAAGGAGGGCCGGCTGTGCCCCAACCCACCCAAGCACTTCATGGGGAAGGCGCAGAAGTACGTGCTGCTGGGCGATGCCACCTACCCCTTGCAAGACTGGATCCTCAAGCCCTACCAGGAGGACGAGAACCTCACCCAGCGGCAGCTGCAGTTCAACTACCGCCTGAAGCGGGCGCACAGCGTGATCGAGAACGCCTTCCTGCGCCTGAAGGCACGCTGGCAGATCCTCCTGAAGTGCGACGACTgcagcctggagctgctgcccaCCCTCGTCCTCGCCTGCTGCATCCTGCACAACGTCTGTGAAGCCCACGACAACCCCTTCAACGAGGAGTGGCTGGAGGGCACCGAGCCGACCGAGCTGCCCAAGCCCTGCCAGCCCGCACCTGCCGCCATGGAGGATGGCCGGGCTGAGCAAGTGCGCGAGCTGATGTGCCAGTACTTCGAGAGCTGCGGGGAGGGCTGACGGGGCCGGGGGTGAGAAGAAGCAGCCCTGCGCGTCCTTGCTCATGGACTTCCCGCAGACTCCGGCGAATGTTGTTGGCCCAGCAGCACCCGGCTGTTCGGCGAAGGACTGCACCTTCTCGCCTCTGCCGAAGACTGCTGGCAGAGTGAGGAAGGCTGCCGGCCAttcctggggtggggaggggggggcggctgTGTCATGCTCgtgctggttttgctgcagtGATTTCAGGCAGTGGAATGTATTTTGTGCCCTTGCTCTCTTCCAGGGTTTAAGCGGTCTGGTGGTGTGTTGTGTGCTGCACGAGTAAAGCGGGGATCAGGGCTGGGCGAGGGAGAGGGCTGCTTGGGTCTCCCTTTCCTGGGATCACGCCTCTGTCCCAAGGCCCCTCCGCCAGGCCGAAACCAGTAGGAGGCTTGAAATAAGAAGGCAAAACCCCTTTGAAGGTACGAAACTCGCTGCGTAAACATGcttgggaggggaagggaaggaagaggcagAGCAGTGACTTGCCGGGGGGCCGGCACCAGCCTGGAATGACATGGCATCCGCAAGCTCCGGCCCTGCCGCTGCCCTCGGGGGGAGCGGGCTGAGCCGCCGCAGCCCTGCGTCCTGTCCGTCCTCGCTCCCCTCCGGAGGGGTTTCCCGTCAAGGCCCGTGGCTCGGGCCCCCGAGGTCCCTCCCCGTCCCACCGGCCGGCTCTGGCctttgctcccccccccctcctcggCTGCGTCGTCAGCAGAAACGGGCGGctctgcccgcccccccccgcatcGCCTGGGGAGCCCAGCGGTCGGTTCCCCTGCCCGCCCCAGGCCACCGGCGCTTTGGGGACGGCCCAGGCCGGTCCCGCCGTGCCGCCCCTCCCGCGGGGCTCGCCGGGGCCCGCAGAGGcaccgggggtggggggggcaggagtggggcagccccagcgcCCTGGGCCTGCGCTgcgccgccaccgcgcatgTGCCGCCACCGACCCCGTTTCCCCCGGCCGCTCCCACTCGGAAGGAGAGGGGGGAAGGCAGCACACAGCCCCCCCGACGTGGGCGGGCTCGGGGCGGCTCCTCCCCCCCACCCGGAAGCCCGATGGTAGGAGCCGCCGGCGCGGTCACGTGAGGAAGCAGCATGGCGGCGCGCGGTGAGTGCTGGGACCGGCCCCGGGCGCGTCCGGCCGCCGGCTCGGGCCGTTCTCGTCCTCCGGTTCCCTCCGTCCCGTCAGGGCCTGGCCCGGCGGCTCTGGCTGAACGGGGCCGGGCTGGCACGGTCGCGGTGggaggcggggaggaggagggttgGTCCGTGTCGGTCCCGGGGATCCGGTCGAGCCGGGTTCCGGGCGCTCCCCGTGGGGTcaggcccggccccggggcccgGTTCTGCTCGGTCCGCCGGCACGGGGCCGGGGCTCGCTCTTCGTCCCCGTGGCAGCTGCCGGGCTGGGCTACCGCCCTCTCTGCCGCCGTCCCGGGCTGAGGGAGCGGCTGGGAGCGCCCCGGGACCCCCTGAACCCCCCCACCCTCACCCGCCCCCCCCGCAGGAGTGTGACCGGAGGGACCCCCGCCAGAGTCCCGAGTGCCACCGGATCCCGGCGCCATGGTGACCGAGCAGGAGGTGGAGGCCATCGGCCGGACGCTGGTGGACACGGCCCAGCCCCTGCCCGCCCGGTTCCGGGCCCTCTTCACCCTGCGGAGTCTGGGCGGCCGCACCGCCGTGGACTGGATCAGCCGGGCCTTCGGGGACGGCTCTGCGCTGCTGAAGCATGAGCTGGCCTACTGCCTGGGCCAGATGCAGGACGAAGCGGCCATCCCCGTGCTCATCTGGGTGCTGGAGGACACCGGCCAGGAGCCCATGGTCAGGCACGAGGCGGGTATGATGGCAGCTCCTGTGGCTGTGGGGGCAAGGGAAGGGTCCAGCCCACAAGTGGGACTTGCAGGTGCTTCCCCCCCATACCAAATGGCTGGTTACGGCCTGATCCTGCTTGGGTGTCATGGCTTGGAAATTCCTGAGGCGTGTAACCACCTCACCGCATCCCCTGGCCGGCCCTGGCTGGACTGGTTGGCCAaaccttccccttcctgctggcGAGGCTTGCTCCTGCCGTGTTTATTTGCCTGGCTGTCTCATTTAGGATCCGTCAGTCAGGCTTGTGTCCCCACTCCAGAGTGGGGCGAGGCTTTGCCGGAGGACACAGCAGGGTCCTCCTCCTCATGTAGGCACCTTGATAACATCCTGACACCTCCTCCCTTCAGGTGAAGCCCTGGGTGCTATCGGGAATCCCAAGGTGCTGGACATCCTGAAACGCTATTCAGAGGATCCCGTGGTTGAGGTGAGGCTCTTGGGGGAGTCATTTCCCCTGGGGTGCAGCTCTGCTGGTCCAGGAGGGtgaggcagggacagggacaccatGAGCGGCATCTTGCTGTGTGTTGGCACCCAGCCGCTGCCGGGAAGCCCTGGGCACCTTCCCAGCGCCATATAGTGCTGTCCCTCAGCCAAGGCTGTGTCCCCGTCCCCGCAGGTGGCGGAGACGTGTCAGCTGGCAGTGAGGAGGCTGGAGTGGCTGCAGGAGAACAAGCAGGAGCCGGGCGCCAGCCCCTACCTCTCCGTGGATCCTGCTCCCCCTGCTGAGGAGACGGATGTCGCCAAACTCCGCGAAACCCTCCTGGATGAGTCACGCACGCTGTTCGACCGCTACAGGGCCATGTTTGCCCTGCGAAACCTGGGGGGCCAGGCTGCTGTGCTGGCGCTGGCAGATGGTAAGGGCCAGTGTGAGGCTGCCTGTAGTCTCCTCTCACTGTAAATCTGCACAGGTTAATCTGGGATTGGCCCTTCCCAAATCCAGggctgccagagctgcagggCTTCACTTAAGCTCGTCACACATTTGTTTCTGGAGCTGCTGTCCCCCTGCTTGCTTGCAAGAGCCACTTTGCAAAGCGCTCTGTCACTCTCTGGTGTTTCACAGCCCCCTCACCATTCTCCAGGCCCCCTTTCTCCATGGGTTTGGGTGGGAGAGGACACAGTCTGTAATGTTGGCTTGGGACCAACCAGTCTGACCTGGTGTCTCTGGGTGGGACCTGGCCCCAGGGTGTCAGGGTCCTGCTGTCCCGTCCTGGAAAGTCAGAGGCTGCTAACCTTGTCCTGGGGTTTGGGAATAGCTCTGGAGAGGGGAGTGAATGACTCCTGAGTGGGGAAGGGGCAGACCATAGCCCAGGAACCATTTGGACCCAGCCCAAGGGAAGTGGACGAGGCTCTCCAGCCATCTGGGACGAGCCGAGGGAATTTCTGCACTGTGAGAGAAGGTGTGCGGGGATCTGTGAGCTCCCGCTACGGCTGTTCAGTCCCGCAGCACGGGAGGGCTTGAGTCTGTGGCTGTGCTGCCAGTCTGCCCCAGGCAGATCGTGCCGGTGGGGCAGGGCCCGTGGGCGGCGCAGGCTACCCGGGGTAGGTGAGGGTGCCCGCAGCTCTGCTGGGGGGGCGGGTGCCACCGTCACAAGATGGCCTCCCTACGCCGCTGGGGCATGGCTGCGGGCCTGCAGTGCCAGGGCTGCCCCGGCTGTGCAGGGTCAGGGAATGGGGTGGGTCAGCCTTTCCTGTAGGTGTTTTGTCCCGTTCCCCAGAAGCCCCAACAGGTCTGGGGAGACGACCGCTGGCTCTAACCCCCAGACCAACCTGCCCCATGTCTTCTCCCAGCTTTTGGTGGGGGGCACCGGCCAAGCATCCCAGTGCACTTTGGGGGCCATGATGGCTCACTCTCGCCTCTTCCCCGCAGGACTGCATTCCGGCAGCGCCCTCTTCCGCCATGAGATCGGCTACGTGCTGGGCCAGATGCAGGATGAGGCCTGCGTCCCGCAGCTGACGGCCACGCTGCGCAGCCGCACCGAGAGCCCCATGGTGCGCCACGAGTGCGCCGAGGCCCTGGGCTCCATCGCCCGCCCCTCCTGCCTGGAGACCCTGCGTGCCTTCGCCCACGACGAGGAGCGGGTGGTGCGGGAGAGCTGCGAGGTGGCGCTGGACATGTACGAGTACGAGAACGGCACCCAGTTCCAGTACGCCGACGGGCTCTGCAAGCTGCAGGCCTCCGCCTGAGCCCCGGCTGAGGGGGGGGCACAGGCCCCGCTGTCATGGCCGCCTCCATCAACATGGATCCCTGCCTTGCCGCGgcggaggtggaggaggaacTGGATTTGCTTTCTGGCACAATTacagctgccttctccctccAGATCCAGGCTGAGCTGCTACTTGTCCCCCTCCCTCTCGCCACCCCCCATTTCCTGGATCTGCCCCTTTTTCCCTGCCAGGATCAGCACTGCCTGCCCGCAGCCTGGCTCAGGGCTCGGACCGGGTGGGCTCCGCTCTGCACGTCG comes from Haliaeetus albicilla chromosome 8, bHalAlb1.1, whole genome shotgun sequence and encodes:
- the DOHH gene encoding deoxyhypusine hydroxylase — translated: MVTEQEVEAIGRTLVDTAQPLPARFRALFTLRSLGGRTAVDWISRAFGDGSALLKHELAYCLGQMQDEAAIPVLIWVLEDTGQEPMVRHEAGEALGAIGNPKVLDILKRYSEDPVVEVAETCQLAVRRLEWLQENKQEPGASPYLSVDPAPPAEETDVAKLRETLLDESRTLFDRYRAMFALRNLGGQAAVLALADGLHSGSALFRHEIGYVLGQMQDEACVPQLTATLRSRTESPMVRHECAEALGSIARPSCLETLRAFAHDEERVVRESCEVALDMYEYENGTQFQYADGLCKLQASA
- the LOC138686508 gene encoding uncharacterized protein; amino-acid sequence: MQERLLVLLCALARRRAGGRRAMAGAGAGAWDGPQRRAWLRHYYSQRQKRLMTLLIARRRRTSCYFYPRAWPSIRSADWWERVVLKEFGPQDWLEKFRMSKETFFYVCNQLRPGLAPHSAHFHPTLPLEKRVAVALWHLATNVEYQTLSPLFGVGPSTVQTCVREVSYAVVLLLKPLYLRLPNEKELENMVRIFRTRWGFPHCIGALDSLHIPIHPPLRLSADYCNGQGWHSILTQATVDGLGQFWDVSTAFPGSMENSAVLESSSLWVLAKEGRLCPNPPKHFMGKAQKYVLLGDATYPLQDWILKPYQEDENLTQRQLQFNYRLKRAHSVIENAFLRLKARWQILLKCDDCSLELLPTLVLACCILHNVCEAHDNPFNEEWLEGTEPTELPKPCQPAPAAMEDGRAEQVRELMCQYFESCGEG